The Oryza brachyantha chromosome 7, ObraRS2, whole genome shotgun sequence genomic interval TCGGCGGGCGGTGCAGCTggcacgtcgccggcgtcgtccctGGCGCTGCCGCAGCCTGGGTCGCTGCCGTCGCTGTCGTCGGCGCTGGGCCTCACCGGGGGCACCTCGCTGGCGTCGCTGCTGCTCGGGACCGGCGCCTCGGGGGGTGACCACCTCGGGCTCTTCCAGGCCATGCAGTCGGTGGTCTCCGACGCGGCCGCCTTCGAGatgcaccagcaccagcagtCGCAGGTGGATCACCTGCTGGGCCTCGGctacggcgccgccgcggggacGCAGATCCAGGCCAAGCCGTGGCTGCATGACGGCGGCTCCGGAGTCGGCGCTGGCCTCCTCGACGGCTTCTACGCGCCGCTCCTGTCCGGCTCCATCGTGCCGGGGCTTGAGGAGCTCCAAGTCAAGGCGGAGGCCGCCACAGGCGAGCACCAGCAGAagtcggcggcgggcggtgaGCAGGGCTGGGACctgccgacgccgtcgtcgtccaacGTGGAGGCGAGCATCATCGCTTCGGACGCGCTCatggccgcggccgcgtcgATGAACCCGGCGGCGGTCAGCACCACGTCCTCCACGGCGCCGTCCGCGCAGTCGCTCCTCTACTGGGGCAACGGCGGcattggcgccgccgccgcggcctggCCGGACCTCGCCAACTGCGGATCCTCCATCGCGACGCTCTTCTAGCCTAGCCAGCCTAGCCAGcctgccgccggccggccgggctagctcgtcgtcgccgtcgttaactctttttttttcccacctTAATTTCCCTGGTTAATTTCCCGAGATCTCTTGACTAAAATAACATGTAATTTGTGGGGCGAAAAAGCTGAGATGAGAGTGAGAGAGCACACTGTGCAGGAGATGGATAGAGTGAAGAGATCATCTCATAGGCAGTAAACTAGAAATTCCACAAGATTTCATCGCCGGTGGTCAAGAagtacccaaaaaaaaaataggggcaagatcgatcgatccaccACGTTCTTCCTCGTCTCCGGCTGGCCGATGATCGatcacgacggcggcggcgaattGATTTGGGATGCATTGATGAACAACAAGAGGAGGAGATCAAATCAATCGTGGCcatgggaggaggagaagagaagcAAGCAAGTGTAAGTGCACTAGCTAGTCTTGCTGCTACTTGatttgctagctagctctacttagctgctgctgctgttgctgctgctgctgcttcttcttcctcctccttacTATGTAGTAGCTTATCTGTATATAGGGCATCATACGGTGTGGGGGGATAGATACATGAGGAGAGCTTGATCGAAGTTCTTGCGGCATCCATGGCGGTGGTGCAAGAACATGGGgggccttctctctctctctctctctctctctctctctctctctcatctcggCATTTTAATCGGTGTGTTTAATTGGTTAATTACCCTACCTTACCTTTGGCTTTGGGGAAGTACTACTCTAAATGTATAAGTTAATAGTACTCTTAGATCACCACATCTTGCACTTGCAGCATAATTAGAGAACTGTTTTTGAGTTCTCGTGCATTGGACTTGTTAAGAGTTCGTCCAATTCCTTTGTTCCTCTTTCTTCTAGAGTgaatttctctttctttcttagtttttttttctattctctCTTGGGgttcttcttttttgttcaAAACTTTGCTTGTATCAATGATGACTTTGTGAGCTATGAGAAATTATAACTTCTATTTGTTCTGATGGACTGTGAATTTTCATCTCACAGATTCAATTGCTCTTAtataatatactccctcctctGTATGTACCTATCTAtaggattatatatatatagttcttcacaaatatatatatggatatataCTGTGCTATCTAGCTAGTAACTCCATCACTTTTAGTGCATGGCCGGATGGATGCATGTCTCACTTTAGTGATGCTCCTGCAGCTTTAGCACCTTTGCTAGCTCTCTTTCCCATGCGCCGGCCTGCCTGCCGGTGTTGTTTGCATGATCTGATCTTTGAATTCTGCGCTGATAGATCCATGGCTATGGCcatgcctcctcctcttctctttcATGGAgctgttgtttctttttctcttctgcgCCATGGATCATAGGATTCTCCAGTCCAGTAGTGGTGTAGTCATCAAATTAGTGCTAGTAGCTACTGGTAGTAGTGTTACACCATGGAGAGGAGTTTGCTTTGCCCCTGCCTCTTGTGGCCGTCTCAGAATCTTTCTTGTGCATGCCCTTGGCTGCTGGAGGAGGCCAAAAACCATGGCTGCTTTGCTTGTTCTTACCTTCATGTCTCGTAGCAACTCGGAGCCGCATTTTGATGCATCCATGCTGGCTATCTTCACACACCGACTACGCAGTACTGTTAGGTAATTTCACATAtatcagctagctagcagctggGTACATATCACTCAGAAAAGGGAAAGATAGATaggaacaaaaacaattaaatgaGGGGGACAAATGGAGACAATGTTTTGTGAATATGATGCACGGGGGGAGAAATGGGAAACGACTGGAGGATTTTGGAATTTTGCATATTTCGAGACACTATTTTAAAGATATGTTATttgagctatatatatgtgttaacaTAATTATAACAatgttatattaattattgaatctcatcttgatttttttttattccctAGCTTTCTTGAGAATGTTAGTCGGAGGCTAATAATTGTTTGAAAATGAGTTTtccatttttagaaaaaatacaaacaattaAAGTTTGTGTTGATGAATTATCTCCTTTCTGGGACAACATCACAATATGTTGCGAATTGCATTATTTATATGGGTGAAATAAATTCGTTGGCACTGAAAGAAAACTAGCTAGCCTTCTGAGAGTTCTGAGGTGggattgttatatttttgcatttcAATGGGATGGTTTTAACTGTTGAACTTCATCGGGTAGAACAAATCTTGCatagatgatatttttttaaggaaccAGTAAAAGCTGTTTATCTAGCTAACACATATGTGTGAATCAAAATTGTATAATTGAATGCCAGCTATATATGGTGGTGAACTTATTCAGAACCTAGCTAAGTGATATGTAGTATACTGTCAGTGTTTATACAAGTTCTCTTGGTTTCCCTTCAGTaattggctagctagctagtttaaTATCTTATGGCTctccattaatttttttcaaggaCAAATTCTTCCAGTGATGAATCCATTTCACTATTACGAAAATCACCATGCATGACTTTCTACCCCTGTAGCTTGCATGAGTTATGATACTGTTGTACCATCACTCAAATCTAGATGTATAATCCGTACCAGCCGATCCATCGCATTTTGATTTGTTGAATGACACTGTGTTTGATGTTGTTGCAACAGCATAAAACCCATAAATGCCATTAACCCTTTTGTTAGAACCGTACGGTTGTATAAGTTTGTCGGTTCCATGTCACAAAATGCAAGAACTGAGACCTATTAACTGTAGCTGGGTACAACGGTACTAATAGTACGACTTAGAATACGCATTCGTACATTTGATCATTAAGGGCTGATTGCCTAACGACGTAGCTgtagttgtaaaaaaaaattataaataaaactttttatatacgtattcttagtaattaaaaaataatgttaaaaaatatactttggtaaaaaaaactctaaaatcaactctaaatttaaggttgaaaaatttatattttggctgcttataaacataagcataaataaaaagattagGAGGTAAGTCCATTACATATTCATTCCTtgcttgctatatatataccagcTTGCTTATTTATACGAACATCATTCTTCTAATATGTGTAATACTTGCCTGCAACACACACATTTCATTCTGATCGAGGTCGAGATTTGTAAGTTAtcatttttgcattttttttgtttctctagcatattcaaaattaaacataCTAGCCAAGATTGATCTGCTTAAACTAATACAGTATAAAGTGAAATATGCAAAGTGATCGATCCTCGAATAGTACAGGCCCTGAAAAACTACCGTACTGTTGTGCATACCAACCTAGCTTAATTACCAGTGGTACTGTCTATGTGCTTTAAAACCAATACCATTACTTGTACTGAAAACACACAAGTAAGCTATAAAATGTTGCCTTTTCGATCTACTTATTAAGGCAGTGAGGACTATGTAATTTCTTTGATTAAtaatgtgcatgcatggaacATCTACTTATAATCGGtgaaaactaattaaaacaaGCTATAACCTAGCTAGTAAAAGTGATACAAGTAGAAAATGTGTATATggtctctaaatttaattattttatcggTTGGAATGGTTTTCGGAAGTAGCTAGGTGTGTTGtgtgtaatatatttttgtcccTTCTCCCTCCTTCTCTTATCATCTCGCAATTATTTAGCaaagtaatttattttgcgtcatgccaaacaaattaaaccaaaAGAAGGCTACATGTTTCGTGTAACCTCTCACTGTGAGGACCTTTTCTGCATGTGCATTTCTTTTCCGTTGTGTTAGCTTCAGTGTTTACCTTTAGTACATGAGCTTTCTCcggtctttttcttttataccGCGAGGTACTAATATTCTCACTCATACTATCGACTCCGCAACCAAActgatatctcgaggtaccatgcAATCGTGCCCGTTCGATCTATCATCACCAACGGTCAGGATTTTAGTATCAGCTTGATCGTGAAGTACGGTAGCACGAGTGAGAATTTTAGTACTCACGATACTAATAACTCGCGGTACAAAAGAAAGGACTAAAGCAAAGCTCTTCGTATATTCGACGTGCCATCTGTATACGTTGTTTAGTTAAGTTCTGTAACGGTGAGAGTGATCGACAATGATTTTGATAGTATATTTCGAAAGGGGAGATTTGAATCAAGTAATGGATCGAGCGTTTATCATTTTAGAGTTTcagtaattaagtaaaaaactATGCATTTATTTCTGAAGGAAAACTTAGATTTATGGGCACATTAATTTACAGAGTAATCTCTACCctactatatatacacacactgaaattataaaatattgatgtACCAACCTTTACAggctatatatgtatttttcagAACGATCTTCATCTATTTCATGCGCATGTTCACGGGCCATCCTAAGGTACGTTAATTCCTCGCGTGCATCTAAAGTTTTGTTTCTCATCACATGATCAGAACTAATAGTTAATAGTGCATTGGCATGTCCATCTCGTATGAATGAATGCATTTatcttgaaagaaaaatagataaataaggATACGTACAGAGGTAAAACCTTATTATTTCGTTGGATCGTAAGTCGTAACACAACAATCAAGCCTCCTAAAGAGAACGAACCGTAGAACTAATAATCAACAAATCTTcaagtgaaaataaaagatatctCTAATCTACATAAAGTTCACCATCGGCCCGTCCACCGCCTTGCTGTCGATAAAACCACTAACCAATAAAGAACACAACTTGATAAAGTATATAAAGATATATCACCTTTATGCATCGATATACGATACAAACTAAATCctagtttttctcttttacaaAAGTTTTACGATTGATACATGTAGAACCTCTATTCTTCATCCACGTATACCAAAAACGTCATCAATAACTAGGACTGAAACcctcaattaattttttagtccattacaattttgcaaaatcaatTACTTAGATTTTCACCCAAAACCGGCAGCCTCACGTAAACATATAATCCATCCACCATAGTCCACGTGCATATACACCTACTGCACGGTACAATGTCATCGTACTGTAGCAGCCCCTCTTCCCTATTTTTTATCTCGACTTTCCTCCACGATGTCTATCCACCGTGTATCGCTTGTATCTAACATTGTCACCTAATATCCTTAATCATTCTGGACCTCACATCTTCCTTGAGTCTAATCCCGGTTCTAGTGTTAACTGATGTTGACACTGAGGATGCTAACTCTAATTCAGCCTTGTCACATGGTAGCCCAATCATCCTAGATCCTGGTTTTCCCCAAACCTAATTTCAGTCCTCACCATTTACCAAGGTTAACCTCAAGTCATATGCACACAGACAGCAAATCAATTGTTTAGAGCACAGACCCAATTATTCATCatgttacatatttttatctcttacatcaataattaattaagaaaaagtaTTCGATGAACATCTAACCGGAACCATAACTGTAGTAGACTAGTAGTCATGCATATTcagtttaatatatattgtcatCAATCTGGATTGATCAATGTTCACTATGAATGGAAGCAGTACGACACAATAACAATTAAAGTTACCAAATTCATCACCATCCTACGACGTCATCCCTTCATGCTTCAACTAAACAATACTAGTCCGTttcatatttatcatttatcgattttatttaaaaaattatagaaatattatttcttttccttttgacttactttattatcaaaataactttaagcacgacttattatttttttatatttatactaaatttttgaataagacgaatgatcaagcgttacaaccaaaaaagttaaacatcttacattatgaaacggaggtagtattttcCTCTAAAAATACACTTAGCACTggaagcatttttttaaaaaaaaactaaaatgctGTTTTTACTTAAACTTCTTACAAAACCTTGTAACTCAAGCTTTTAATTAATCCTTGTCGACTTGAAATACATCAGCGATCCTTATCATGTACCATTATTAACAAATAACATATACTACATCATAAGAATAATTTCAATCCTATGCTGCAAGCTTCAAATAAAATACAGTACTGATAGGCGGGCCGCAGCAAAAAACCACCATGAAAGAAAAACcgcccggcggcggtggcgccggagccgccgaCGGGCACGCACACATGCACGCGGCGACGCAGCGAAGGCAAAGAAACAgaggatcgatcgatgcagcGAAACAACGCCGGCCGGTGGCACCggttaaaaaaacagaaagataAGAATTTTagcagggggaggaggagaggagggcgcATAGCAAGAGGGAAGTTGAATCGTCTGACGCGGgcaggcagcggcagcggcagcggcagcggcagcgagaGAGATTGGGGACGCGATAGTTGCGGGGGCACGGCGGAATAATTGGGGCTCTGAATCAGATGACCGGCTTTGCTTCACATCGTGCGAGAGACCGTACTACTACATGATCGGTAGTaggagtagctagctagctagctaatgcTCTCGATCGACGCCCACCCGGTCCAGTGTACAGGAGCCACCACTGCTGATCAAAGAGCTCGATCTCTTCACTTTTACTCAGGGTAATAGGCCTAACcattttgcctataaaatttaagaactaGGTTTAAAatgggttgaaaataaaattatatagagttttgagctaaagttttttaaaaattaaataaggttGTGAAAAAACCCACGGGTCCTACCATATTCCCACCCCTACTTTTACTATCATCATCTTCTGCCTAAATACAGCATGCAAGAACGACATATGTTTCTACACAAATTTGCTattgggcctgtttggggagttttagattctgagaagcagctgcttggtagccagcttttgagaatctggaaaagctcctaaacccagcttctccagcttctggattcttagttcatttttcagaatctgtagttacagattcttaGAAGATGTGAACCGTTTGGGATAGCTTCTGACAAAAGCAGCTTTtgggagaagctcccccaTACAGGCCCATTATCTCATTATCAAAACGTGTCTTTGCTAAAATACTACTCTATATTTTGGATTTGCCACGATGTCATTCTCAGCTGAGAGTAGTTTGTCcaaatgccttttttttcttctatttcctctaaataaaaatggttttcccatatttttcaactttactGACCAAATTGCCTCTAGCTGAATCAATTCAATTAGGTCAGCTCACATGTGATGATTCAAGTGTTGAAAGTATATATGATgagatttgtttcagtccaacaaaaagtaacaaaaaaatacttcgaggtaccgatacctcgcagtaccaaatcgtttctgactCTTGGATCTAAcggtgcacatcctactcagctagatccaatagtggaaaatgatttggtacctcgaggtaccggtgtATCTctagatactttttgttgaaccgGAGCAAATCTATCTCATATATGATTGCAACCAACCCCAAATAAACATGGGTGACTTAAAACTAGCAAACAGAAGACTTTTACATCAATtgcttcatttaaaaaaaaaactagcgcATCCGTAGAGATTTAGCATCAAACCattgtttcagaaaaaaaaaagcaaagctAAATCATCGTACAAAAGCGCCTAACATTTaaataattcaattaatttaaacttaaCAACAAGAAGACAACGCAAAAATTCCCATCGGTTATATGCAACACGAGGGTAGCTTAGTCAAATCCCCATGAAAACATTgtcaaatttcttttatttaccaCAAGAAGAAAACTAAGAGCATTTTAGAGTGTTTCCCATTTAAGTGTGGTGTTAGGACGAATCCAAAGTGTAGAGTACTATTTTAGCGAAGTCACATTTTGATAAGGGTTGGTGTAATAGTAATTGGCTAGAGTTAAGAATAGATGCcctttttttggaaaaactgGTACAAATTctacttttgtttatttttctaatgaacaggtatatataatgtattatATGTGTCGATTTGTAATGAATATGTATCTATAGGTGGTGTCGTTTTAAGGAAACTGACAAATATTCGGTCGTTGAGTTCTATATAGATATTGGTGTTCAAGATTTACAGAGTGATATATAACATTTAatagttattattttttctagatgTGTCATGACCACGTATTAAATGGTAATCTTCGCTTCAGGTTACATGCTATTCTAGCGTTCAATCTTTTCTCACATCACTCCGAACCATGTTTAGAGATGGCATTCCATCTCTGCCTTTAGTCAATAATGCAAACACTATTAATAAGAGTTTATGTTTTCTCTGTGCCAAAATATATACTGAAATTTCTACCTTTTTAGCAAATAAACCGAGTGATTCTTTTTACTTACTTTGCAgtggtcatttttttttcaaatttgaataaattagattttttgtttggaagcAACTGATTAGCTTATAAACCATTGAAATAGTTGGTATAATAAAAACCAGCGCACACTGTACTCCTtccgttcttttttttatgacattgttaactttttaaattcatttgtcttatttaaaagtgttatctaaatataaaaatatataagtcatacttaagcTACGGAATGAGTAGTAGAGATGATTAACTGTTGAACGGTGTACGATGAACTTCgaacgtacgtacgcacgcacaCCAGTGGCGTAGCCAGGGGGTGGTCCGGGTGGGTCCGTGACCACCCCGGATTTCACTAAtcgattaattattataaattgcaGTATTTCACTAATCTCTAACCTATGTTCGAATAAAAAAGCCAAGAGTTTAGACAAAccatattttctgaatttactAGGTGACCATGACTCATTTTCCTGTAAATGCTTATAgtgttttttcctttgttcATTTCTTAGCAAATACACATGTACATTTATTCCAACAGCCATCAAATTATAATTCtacatattaattaaactaaCAGAATTGTTGCATCCTGCAAATTTCTTCAGTTTTCGTGCATGTTGAAAAGTATGCACTTTTTATATTGTCATCATTGGAAGAAGTAATATTTATAGTCGACAGATACCTATTTATTTAGTATATTTTGGTTATAGaatatatatgcaactatAGAAAAAGTAAGTCAGATACCCCTTGTTTTACTCTAGTTCCATAGATGCCTAAGGATACAGGTCACCCGTCGGTCACTGCCTAACCTCCGGAgccctctgttttatatgtgATACTAACTTATATGGCAGAACTACCTAAGAAAAAATTCCTGCCTACGCCACTGACGCACGCTGCATGCTGCGCGCACGCATATGCGTGCTGTACGTGATCTCTTACGTTCTCTCCGATCGTCGATTGCCGGTTGACTCCATCGCCGGCCGCCCCAGGGTTGGCGCACGCGCGTGCGTACGTCGTTGCTtgctgcacgcacgcacatgCACATGCGCTCTCTCTAGCTCGATCGCTCGGTCGACAAGCGCGAGTGGCAATCGATCGAAATAGGTTGGTTTTTTCGTGTCCCGAATGATGAGCCGGCCGCCCTAATTTCATCCGAGCTGATGATCTCACGTTGGATATCGGGGAGGATCGAGCCAGACACGTACGTACGGCACGGCACCAAGTTCGTCAGACAAAAAGCGTCGGTCTTCCCTTCGTTTTCGCCGTCACAAACTGTAGCTTCAGGATTTCATCCATTTCCCTGTTAGAATAAGTTGAGCTATCTACTCGTCCCAATTTTTTCTCATATCATTTAGATTTGACGTAAAATCAACCTATACAATATAATAACCTATACAATATAATAGTTACGTATAAACATATACCGCATCATTAATTTATAAcacatgttatatatatatatatatatatacacactttGTGTTGGAGACCATTGTGTGGTATAGTTGGTTGTAAATTTGtaacttgtttttcttttttttttctttctctcttcttcacataagcataagtatgATGCGATAAATTTTGAGTCCGTTTATAGTACTTATTGTCCTCGCTTGATTTATATGTGCTACTGGCACGTACGTGGGATTCTCGAGTGAACGAGTTTTATTGGTTAGcctgtaaaaaaaacaaaatcaagttcTATTGCACAAGTGATGATTCAGTTCAGAAGAAACCTAGAAACAAGTGCCTCCGACAACATTAATATCGATCGTATAAAAACGCCGGGAGagttaaagtatttacttctCCTGACGTGAAGTAAATGACCCGCTAGCCAAAGTAAAAGTGACAGCAAGTTATTGTAGTCCTCAAAACGATCTCCCACGGTCGTAATCACAGACGATTTGAGTGACCGAAAACTACATAAGACAAGACgcctagaaaaaaaagatcatttCTACTACATCAGCAGCTCAATTTATTACCCAGATGGAACCTAATGTTGATGACAAGCgagacaaatatatatgtcttatATCTCTACGCAAATTGGCAAAGAGGTTTACTGCCAATCGATACACGGGACAAGGTACGTGTTCTCAGTACTGTGTTAACCGGAGAGGAGGTGAGAGGCAGCGTGGCCACACCAGCAAAGCCACTGCCACTGCGCCCAACTGAATTTGTTAGGCTCTGATCAGGCCGTGCTAGGCTGCAGATGAGCGGCGCCGCACAGGGCCGGCTGGCAGTGGCTGCGCGCGGTAAAAAGCACAAGTTTACTGCACCCACCCTAGCAACGTGGTGAAAACCAACCAGGGTTCACAGTTCCGATACTCGAATCAAAAACCACTTGTAGTGTAGTGTAGGTATCTTCGTTCCATTTCGTGAATCAGTCGATAAGCCAACAAGAACCTTAAAATCAAGGGagattttatcaaaatttggaGATtcggtttatttttatttaattttgatcgTAACAATTGAGTGATTTATGTTATCGATCATTCAAGGAAGTCGAGACTTAGGGGGTGGGCGTCCGGCTGTAAAAGGctaaacatatttacaaacaataatatattttttaaataaaactttcatatacgtgttttatatgaatataaaagctatggttgaaaataaagtacgataaaaacaaaatttaatattaaaaaaataaattttgtagacGGAAACACATGGTATCCGTAAGATCCGAATTTGTAAAGCACGGTCAAAACTCTCTCATCCTGTCATCCATGAGAGGAGACGTTCACTCACTGCGGCACGGTTTGAGAGGCTAGCTAATTATGAATGATTAGCGTAAGTAACACTCCttgatttgattaattaattaattcttctTTGGTTGATTCCTTGGACTCCATAACGCGCCCTAAAGCTTGGCTAGCAACACGCATGTTCCTCTCCACTCAACGGTGGGGCCACACACGGTCGGTCGAATCCATCACACGTGCcgtctctctcccctcttcctcTCGATCGCTTGCATGATGCATGGCACCACTAACTACACAATATGGCTTCACCAATAATACCGTtttagagcatcctaacagcTTATTTATCTCATTCTCtattctgaaaatagaggatacaGATTACAAATTAAGCTTCAATAGAACGACTAtcctattatttatttttagatgtcatccatattagaagagaatctttatatttggatgatctctctccatcctttaAAGAGAtgtagaggatgtcatatatggatgatctagtggagtacgtaaagatataaaggatgaaactagtttagataatcatccaaatgaagatatgaatgatcaaatttaaatgaacggttggggatgctcttagctaTGGATTAATTGTCAGTTTGTCACTCACGTTCGTGCATGTCGATCATCcaccatcgatcgatcaagtaATCAACCACACTTTGTGGCGACCGTTCCGTACGTTGTTCGATAGTAGTAACAGTGGCAACACGGATCatccaaaattttaacattttgttACTCCTCGGGTCAGTGGCAATAGATTTGTCGCTATTTTATTCTCATAGGTGTTATGAGATTGATTAAACACTTCTtttagttagttagttaaGAGCGGCAAAAAGTTGAAAAGCATCCGAATCATTGGTATGGATCACCATTATAACTAACCGTAATGAATCGCTAATCACGAG includes:
- the LOC102708635 gene encoding dof zinc finger protein DOF5.4-like is translated as MAGAGGAAAAAAGGGGGGGGAVAGRSGGGGGGGGGTAAAAAGAGAPDPRAEALRCPRCDSANTKFCYYNNYSLSQPRHFCKACKRYWTRGGTLRNVPVGGGCRKNKRSRSGGAPGGGGVVGRSGSGGGGGAGAAVSSAGGAAGTSPASSLALPQPGSLPSLSSALGLTGGTSLASLLLGTGASGGDHLGLFQAMQSVVSDAAAFEMHQHQQSQVDHLLGLGYGAAAGTQIQAKPWLHDGGSGVGAGLLDGFYAPLLSGSIVPGLEELQVKAEAATGEHQQKSAAGGEQGWDLPTPSSSNVEASIIASDALMAAAASMNPAAVSTTSSTAPSAQSLLYWGNGGIGAAAAAWPDLANCGSSIATLF